Proteins from one Primulina huaijiensis isolate GDHJ02 chromosome 18, ASM1229523v2, whole genome shotgun sequence genomic window:
- the LOC140964784 gene encoding large ribosomal subunit protein uL5m encodes MFLLYFHYENVSRQDPLLKPNQANVMKVPGLCKIRVVPKATPSTKNVKLAMEISCGQKLIQTQRCSTGKSFRSNPGSNKDKKGYVSNLARQNTLRGRGLYNFLVRISTVMSLLDSPVEIRENSIQFSMETEFCEFSPELEDNFEIFDHIRGFNVTIVTSSNTQDENLSSWNGFLQKDEGETQ; translated from the coding sequence ATGTTTCTACTCTATTTTCATTACGAAAATGTCTCACGTCAGGATCCGTTGCTCAAACCGAATCAAGCCAACGTTATGAAAGTTCCTGGATTGTGTAAAATAAGAGTAGTACCAAAGGCAACACCTTCTACAAAAAATGTGAAATTGGCTATGGAGATTTCGTGCGGTCAGAAATTAATACAGACACAAAGGTGTTCGACAGGAAAGTCGTTTAGATCCAATCCGGGGTCAAATAAAGACAAAAAAGGATATGTCAGTAACCTAGCACGACAAAACACTCTCCGAGGGCGTggtttgtataattttttggtCAGAATCTCCACAGTAATGTCTCTATTAGATTCTCCTGTCGAAATACGGGAAAACTCTATTCAATTCTCGATGGAAACGGAGTTTTGTGAATTCTCCCCAGAACTGGAAGATAATTTCGAGATCTTCGATCATATTCGAGGGTTCAATGTGACTATTGTAACTTCGTCCAACACACAAGATGAGAATTTATCATCGTGGAACGGCTTTTTGCAAAAAGATGAGGGGGAAACTCAGTAA